The window AGGGGACGTTCCTCAGGACGAGGGAGAAGGTAAACGTGAGTCCTGAGGCGAGAGAGCTCGTTGAAACGCTCAGGGAGAAGGGCTTTAAGGTGGTTCTCATCAGCGGTTCCTTTGAGGAGGTTCTTGAGCCCTTTAAGGAACTCGGAGATGAGTTCATGGCCAATCGGGCAATCTTTGAGGATGGGAAGTTCCAGGGAATAAGGCTAAGATTCCGGGATAAAGGGGAGTTCCTCAAAAGATTCAGGGATGGTTTTATCCTCGCTATGGGAGATGGTTACGCGGACGCCAAGATGTTCGAGAGGGCCGACATGGGGATAGCCGTCGGCAGAGAGATACCCGGGGCAGATCTTCTGGTAAAAGACCTGAAAGAGCTGGTGGATTTTATAAAGAATCTAAAGCCTTAGTTCTCAGCCGCCAGCCGTTGATATTGAATCCTCCCATTCTCTTGAAGATGTGCGTTATGACTCTCTCCAGATTTTCAGCCTTGCTTCTCTCAAGAGCATTCAGGAACAGCCCTACGAACTCCCTATCGGGGAATTCCCCAAACATGTACGCTTTTCTGAACCCTTTGTCCCCGAAAAGGTGGCAAACTTTGCTCGCTGGAGGAATTTCAACACCCAAGAACTTCGAATAAACCTCAAGGGCTCTGCTGAGAGCCAGGTGGTAGAGGTAGCCAGAACTGGGATCGTTTCTGTCTTCAGCGCCCTTCAGACTGTCAAGCATGTCCCAGAGAGAGTACTTAGCTACTTCCATTCCAGGTCTCATCGGGCCGTTCAAAGGGTCTCTTCATGTATTCCAGCGCTTCCGCTTTGAGAACCTCAGCTATTCCAGTCCTGTCAAAGAGCACTTTCCCAATTACTATAATCCTCGCCGTGGCCCGGCTGTTCTGGGCAAACTCATCCTCAAAGTAGTGTCTGATCTGTCTCGCGGGATTTGCGAAGTACTCAATTAGAGTCCCATCTATAACGACGTTTCCCCTCTCCCTCCATTCCACGTCATCGGAGAGCACGATGTAAACGTCTACATCGGAGTATCTGGTCTGTAGCCCCACTGCATAACTTCCAGTTAGCAGAGCGGCCTCAACGAAGTCCTTAATTTTCCAGTCCTCGATGAACTGTTCCAAAGCGAGTTTCCAGTCTGCCTCCATACATATCTCCTCTATTCAAAGTAAAATAAAGAGATCCAAGGCTTCTAAAACTCCGGAATCCTTATCGGCGCCTGAAGTTCCTTCTCCGAGTTTTCAAGATTTGTGGCGAGCATCTTTATCCTTTCAACACCCTTGATTTCCTTTATGAACTCGGCGACGCTCTTCGGCACGAGCTCCTCCCAGGGTTCTCCTTCCACCATACGCTTCCTTATTTCGGTTGCCGAGAGGATGTCCTTCCTGAACATGGGTTGTACTATGACCTCGTATCCCCGCTCACG of the Thermococcus onnurineus NA1 genome contains:
- a CDS encoding HAD family hydrolase, whose amino-acid sequence is MKKVAVIDIEGTLTDFEFWREMARITGKREIEELLEKGLSGEVEWLDSLLKRVGLIRGIDEGTFLRTREKVNVSPEARELVETLREKGFKVVLISGSFEEVLEPFKELGDEFMANRAIFEDGKFQGIRLRFRDKGEFLKRFRDGFILAMGDGYADAKMFERADMGIAVGREIPGADLLVKDLKELVDFIKNLKP
- a CDS encoding nucleotidyltransferase domain-containing protein, with the protein product MEADWKLALEQFIEDWKIKDFVEAALLTGSYAVGLQTRYSDVDVYIVLSDDVEWRERGNVVIDGTLIEYFANPARQIRHYFEDEFAQNSRATARIIVIGKVLFDRTGIAEVLKAEALEYMKRPFERPDETWNGSS